The nucleotide window GGACCCGATGTGAACCCGAACGGCTCGAAACACAACGTGGCCGGCGTGCTCGGCGACCGCGAGACCGTCGCGGTGTTGATGCCCCACCCCGAGCGCGTGACGCTGCCCGACGTTGGGCCGACCGACGGACAGGGCGTCCTGCAGGGCTTCGAGTCGGCGTAGAACACTCTCATCGACGGCGGACGGTTTTTTGTCACTGATCGCTCGAGCGACAGCGGTCGCGTCTCGAGTCGAGGACACACTCGAGAGACGACTCCGAGCAGCAACGGGGAGAAAGATGGGATCGGCTCGACGGCTCGAGCGCCCTACCGCGTCAGCGGCTGGTTGAAGCTCCGTTCGCGTTCCAGCACGACCTCCCATGTCCCCTCACACTCACAGGAGACCTGTTCGAAGACGGTGGGGTCCTGTCGGAGGTCGAAGTCCTTGATCGCCTTCTGGACGCGGTCGTCACACTCCGTGCAGTTGTGTGGGCCGCGGTCGGAGCCGTGGCCGACGGGGTCCGAGACGACGATGGCGTCGACGTCGGCCGTCTGCTCTAAGACGTGGGCGACCGACCACAGCCACGGCGGCCGGTAGCCGTCGCGGAAGTAGAGTTCGTCGACCATCGTGTAGCGCTGGACGTTACACGGGTTCATCGAGACGGTGTGACAGCCGTCGACGTCGGCACAGCGCTCGATCGAGCTGATCATGTCTTCGACGGCCTCGGATTCGGTAAGGAACGGCGGCTTCATCAGGAGGTAGGCTTTGATTCCCGCGTCGGCGTCGTCGCCCGCCTCCGCGTCGGCCTCGGCGGCTTCCGCGCAAGCATCTTCGAAGTCCGCGAAGTCGAAGTACTTGTTCACGCAGTCGTGGCGCACGCGATCGGTCGCCGTCTCGAGGCCGATCGCGATGTCCGTATCGATGCCGTGGCGGGTGAAGTCAGCGATCTTCTCGCGGTCGACGAAGTCGGGCAGCGACTCGAGGACGATGCGCTCGCGGTCGGCGAACGTTTCGCCGATGGCGCGGCGGGTTTCGGCACCGACTTCGCGCTCATCGAGGAACGAGCCGGAGGTGTAGATCTTGATGAGTTCGGCCGGCTCGTCTGCGTTGTCGGCCTCGTGCTCGAGACAGACGTCGATCTGGTTCATCAGGGCCTCGTGGGAGACGGAGCCGCCGTCGACGCTTTCGGCGACGTAGCCACACATCGTACAGCCGCCGGCGCGAGCCCAGCGACAGCCGCCGGTGTTGAGGATGATCGTCAGGCTGCGTTTGACGCCGCCGGGGGTGTTGTCCTCGTCGAGCCAGACGCGGGTCGGCTCGTGGGGATCGTAGCTTGCCTCCTTGCGAGAGCGGATCTCCCGCATGACCTTGTTGTGGGCGTCCATGCCCTTGCCCTGCTCGTAGACGTCGGGCGTGGGTTTACTCATTGTGGGGAGAAAGCGGTCCAGCGCCTAAAGCGCCTTCGTCTAGGGCCGACAGCGGTCGTTTCGGTCGGAGCCTGCTCCGACTGGTTCTCGTCGAGGCGCGATCGGTTTCGGGTGTCCTCCACACGCCCGTCGCTCGTCAGCCGGTTCGTGGACGACCCAATCTCGAGTGAGTGTGGCTAGAGGCGCATCTCGCGCGTTTCGACGGCGTCGCAGGTCGGACACATGAACTGGTACTTGACGCGGCTGCCCGTGGTGCTGACACGCCAACTCCCGTCGGCATCGATGTAGCCACACGCCGAACATTCGAGGTCTGTTTCGTT belongs to Natronorubrum aibiense and includes:
- a CDS encoding HVO_0649 family zinc finger protein — its product is MSKARSPFEQLRDRFNETDLECSACGYIDADGSWRVSTTGSRVKYQFMCPTCDAVETREMRL
- a CDS encoding archaeosine biosynthesis radical SAM protein RaSEA; this translates as MSKPTPDVYEQGKGMDAHNKVMREIRSRKEASYDPHEPTRVWLDEDNTPGGVKRSLTIILNTGGCRWARAGGCTMCGYVAESVDGGSVSHEALMNQIDVCLEHEADNADEPAELIKIYTSGSFLDEREVGAETRRAIGETFADRERIVLESLPDFVDREKIADFTRHGIDTDIAIGLETATDRVRHDCVNKYFDFADFEDACAEAAEADAEAGDDADAGIKAYLLMKPPFLTESEAVEDMISSIERCADVDGCHTVSMNPCNVQRYTMVDELYFRDGYRPPWLWSVAHVLEQTADVDAIVVSDPVGHGSDRGPHNCTECDDRVQKAIKDFDLRQDPTVFEQVSCECEGTWEVVLERERSFNQPLTR